TCTCACCACCCACAGCTTTTGGGAATTGAATAAGAGCTAGGTTTTACAGCAACCTGTAGTAGATTAGCAAGTGTTTCCATAGAgcgcatatatgcatgcattgaTAGTTCTCTTTTTCGGATATTGATGCATGGATGATAGATGTATGCATTTACAGTCTAGATCTAAGGTATCTTAGTCCGGTGACTCGtgttatatactccctcggttTCTTATGTCTGTATAATTAGTTAATTACAGTTGTCCTAATTAAGTAAAAATTTATTAAGTTCGATCGAGTTTGtagtaaataaaaatatatgcatgcaGCATCAAACAACTGCAGTGTGAAAATATATTTACTAGTAGTCTTAATGCTAGTTTGGTAAATTTAGAACGAGAGAAACCCACGAGTCTTCAGAAACGTTAGCACAATGACGCCACTGGTCCTCATGAACAGTTCCACAATGTAGCCAGACCCAGTACGTGTTAGATGGTGGCCGGCGCAAATTAAGGACCTAACTAGGAGTCTTCGAGGCCATTTTGCTTAGTATGAAGCCTAAGTTTGTAAATGAAATATGGCAAAGCTTTTGTCTTTCCTTTCACAAAAAGAGTGAAaaattacctttttttttccttttgcgcAAATGAAAAGTTACCTTGATGCCCGTATACATTGACGTACGAACGTGGAATAGCACTTAGGATTAAACCGATCAGTAAGTAAGCATCACATTCAAACATAGCATgcggttttcttcttcttgtagaGCCTCGAAAGATGGTTACTATGCTTAACAAAGCAGTATCTTGGCATATTCTATTAATCGAGATTGATCGAATTAGAAAAGTAATACAGgccaactagctagctagccagagTCGTGTTAGACCGATTCTCGTACCAAATCAAAACTTCAAGTGGAGCAGCACGCTATCATACATACGACGTACGTGACATGCAACCAGCATAAGAGAACTCATCAATCAAATTAACAAATTCAGACTCATACATCAAAAGTACGTACGTACCCCTTTCACCCTCCGTGCGTACGTGTGGGttttaccaaattaaaacGCATGCAGCATGACCAAATCTTCGTACGTACACGTTGGCGAGACAATGAAATGTAGACAAATTCATTGTCCATGTGCAAACGATcagatcgagctagctagcagcagtGGTAAATGGAAGCGTGCGTACACATCAGGCATGCATGACACCAAACTACAAATACTCTGAAAGCAACAGGAATTATACTCCACTAAGGTACTACCAGATCCTCTTGGGAGACCATGTCCGAGGACAAAACTAAGGAACGGTTAATTCGTACATACGCACGTCCTTCGTTCATGAAGAACTTAGATAAACCTGAAAAAAACACCATCATCTCGATCGATCGCATATAGGAGTAAAGTACAGCTATGCGCAATATGCATTGTCGACGGAGCTAGGGGATCAGGATTAATTAACTAAAGCATGCATCAACTGAAAAACGTTACGCTCGATCGAACAAGGGTTGGTTCCTCGATGGGAGGGGCCGGGGGCCGGTGATCGTGCTATGCGCCGCCGGGTGTACACCAACGGAGATGGCGTCGCTGGTGACGCTTACTTGATAGGCTCCCATCTATCCTTGGCTACTTTAATCCCTTCTCCGAGCTAGCTCTAGCTGCTAACTAAGCCCTGTCGACGAAGCAAACCCAGGACCaattaaattaattaaaaataatCGTAGCTGGTTTTATTCTGCCAACTTCGTACAGTACTGTTCTAGTACTACTAAACCCAGCGGCTTAGCTAGCGCACGAAGAAACGGTCGTCCCGATCGGTATACTGAGGCGATGGCCGGTGCATATATGCAAGGACCACGCGCGTGCATAAGATGGATGGGAGCTTTGCTCGTATCGAAGCGACTAATTCAGCTATCCAATTAATAATTAATCCGCGCGCTAATGAACCTGATAGGATTCTATAATCTTGTGCTGCTAGCTATAGTTTGCCAGCCTTTTTCTATCCAGCCAAGCAAAACCGGACTAAACTTctcgggcgtcggggttcCTTTCGATCGTCCCACAGGCGTGATCCGCCATAGCGATCTGTTTTAAATTACCGTAATTCAGCCGCGCATGATATCATAGTGAAATATAATTCAATTTGTTATATGCAAGAGCCGCCACAAAATTATGTAGTGAAGGCATTCCAAAGAGttccgaaaaaaaaaggtattcCAAAGAGAGTTAATTTATACAGTTTTGCTATTGATAAGTCATCATCcattttttagttagagatcaatcgacatgttagccatcggattttaatccaacgatagcaAGTAGAGATGAGAGAATGTGGATGGccctcagatcttaatccaactgCTTTGAAACATCGATTGATATTTAAGTCACGTTTCTTAAAAACAGGCGACTTAGAAATAACCACACcctaatttatattttttgcaaaaaaagagagttaaTTTATTGAGTGAATTTCACTcttactctcttttttgtaAATGTGTGGTGGAGATTGATTTCCTttgacacaactttttttttacaggctCTTCGACCGTTCTGCTATCAAATGCACTAATCCGCGAGATTTGGAAAACTAATAGTTATTGCCTCTAGAGTAGTGGCAAACTGATGCAAGCTCCCGAAGTGGTAGTTtcgtgaaaccctagcccctagagtagtggttttgtgaaatttactctcaaatttgtactataAAAttaacaacgacaagaattatggaacggagtgagtagttaGGAAAAAAATGTGGTACAAAATTTTAAATATGGTAACATGTTAACAAAATTTACGAAATGGGGGTAGAAATTGTAGTTCACTCGATTTCCTCCCCTCCAGATTATGTATCCTTTTTCTGTAGTTATTCATAATTTACCACACATACATGCACGCCTTGATGCAAAGTCTGTGACCAACTGACAAGAAGCGAGCCTCCTcgcaaaaataaatcaaataaaaagagaCACAAGCAAAACCTGAGCTGTATAACAGAGacatttttagtttttttaacGGAACAGACGAGACAAGCTCGATTAATTACTTCACCTCGTATGTCTGTATCGCCAGGGCGAGCATCGGTCTATATATAGAGGTTAGTTGCATCAGTAACAAGTTAATCAGGTTAGGTCATTTGCATTGCAACAAGGCCTGCTTAACTACTCTGATCCATACGATACGAGAGCGCATACTTGAATCACATTCACATACAGACGCGTACATGGGCATGTCGCCCAGCCCCTTCACGACCTCCTACTGTTTAACAGAGCAAGATGCTTCGATTTGCACTGAAACCCAAGAACTGGACTACCACCACTCGTACTACTACGGCATTGAGGACGTATCGTTGGACGAGGTCGAGCTAGAGCTGGCCGCCTCTTCCGGCCGGGCTCACAAGGCCACCAAGGTCGACTACCACAGCTCGCCTTACCACAtctcgtggccgccgccgccgcagcaggcCTCCGCCGACGTCGAGTCGTCGCGCGTCAGGAAGAAGCAGTTCCGCGACGTTCTCGAGAGCTGCAAGCAGAAGGTCGAGGCTATGGAGGCCATGGAGCAGCACTCGCCGCCGTTGtcaggcggcggcgttgggTTCCAGGACCAACAAGGTGATAGCGGCCATGGAGTCGCTGTGGGTGGCGAAGGTAGTAGTAATAGCGGTGGGGGCACCGATGGCATGCGGCTCGTGCAGCTGCTCGTGGCCTGCGCCGAGGCCGTGGCGTGCCGCGACCGCGCCCAGGCCGCGTCGCTCCTGCGCGAGCTCCAGGCCGGCGCGCCCGTGCACGGCACGGCGTTCCAGCGCGTGGCGAGCTGCTTCGTGCAGGGCCTGGCGGACCGGCTGGCCCTGGCGCACCCTCCGGCGCTCGGCCCCGCGAGCATGGCGTTCTGCATCCCGcagtcgtcgtcctcggcgtcgtgcgccgggcgcggcgaggcgctggccgtGGCGTACGAGGTGTGCCCGTACCTGCGGTTCGCGCACTTCGTGGCCAACGCGTCCATCCTGGAAGCCTTCGAGGGGGAGAGCAAGGTGCACGTCGTGGACCTGGGCATGACGCTGGGCCTGGACCGCGCGCACCAGTGGCGCGCCCTGCTGGACGGCCTCGCCGCGCGGGGCGTGGCCAGGCCGGCGCGCGTGCGCGTCACGGGCGTCGGCGCGCGCGTGGACGCCATGAGAGCCGTGGGGCTTGAGCTCGAGGCGTACGCGGAGGAGCTCGGGATGTGCGTCGAATTCAGGGCCATCGACCGCACCCTGGAGAGCCTCCACGTGGACGATCTGGGCGTCGAGGCCGACGAGGCCGTGGCCATCAACAGCGTCCTGGAGCTGCACTGCGTGGTGAAGGAGAGCCGCGGCGCGCTCAACTCGGTGCTCCAGACCATCCGCAAGCTCGCCCCCAAGGCCTTCGTGCTGGTGGAGCAGGACGCGGGCCACAACGGGCCTTTCTTCCTCGGCAGGTTCATGGAGGCGCTCCACTACTACGCGGCGTTGTTCGACGCGCTCGACGCCGCGCTCCCGCGCTACGACgcccggcgcgcgcgcgtcgagCAGTTCCACTTCGGCGCCGAGATCCGCAACGTGGTCGGCTGCGAGGGCGCGGCGCGCGTGGAGCGGCACGAGCGCGCCGACCAGTGGCGCCGCCGCATGAGCCGCGCGGGGTTCCAGTCCATGCCGATCAAGATGGCGGCCAAGGCGCGGGAGTGGCTCGAGGAGAACGCCGGCGGCACCGGCTACACGGTAGCCGAGGAGAAGGGCTGTCTCGTGCTCGGATGGAAGGGCAAGCCCGTCATCGCCGCTTCCTGCTGGAAATGCTAGACAGTCGCCGCCGCTCGCAGGCCGGCCACCGGAGAGTTTACATTTTAGAGGGGAGAAATAAAGAGAAGCTCACCGGCCAGAGAGGTATATTGCATGGAAGATGAGTTGACACTCTGTTCAAGCTAGTATGTGTGCTTGAACACTTGTATAAATAAAGCCCCTTGTCCACGTAGCGTTTGTATTTGAAAATTTTTGTATAGGTTTTTAGCCGATCTAACTTCTCGCGGGAGgtttaatttccttttttttttgcccttTCTCTTTGACTTATGTATTTTCCTTTATGCTTGCTCTTTGATTTTAGAGTGAGTTTCACATTTTACTATGTTCTAAACTAGCATGGTTTTGAGCGGGAAACAATTTtaatcaattttattttctaatttACGTAGATATGTATTCTTGTATTATTTACTGTTCAAAGCCGAATTAATCAACCCTAGTGTATATGTATTGAAAAGTAGAATTAATCAATATAATAACTCCTAAAAGTACAAAAGTGTCTACACCCAGTCAATCATGTTTTTGACCTTAggatttcttttatttgtatgctattttatactccctccgatccttattgtctcaaatttgtccaaatatgaatgtatctattcttaaaaaacgtctaaataaatgtaatatttcgacaacaatttaggattggagggagtaccaaaatCCAGTACTAAAGGTTAAATCATTCAAATTTAGCATCTAACAAATTGATAATTCGTCAGTGATATTAACTAAGTATTTATAGTTAAAGTTTAGACGGCCCGAGTATTACCCCTttgtgaagaagaaaaaagttcAGGTCACCTACGAACATCCTGTATTTACCTGATAGGGCCACATGTTGAGATGTATAGTTATAATTGCTCAAATACTTATTACTGTCTTATTCTtgcaaaaatataaattaattATTTGAGGTGATATTAGCCATGCATCTGGAATTAAAGTCCAGTAATTTACAATTTTGCTACGGTACAAACAACCCAAGATCACAATCTAACTCGCCAATGGTGTAGTGGGAGTAGATGTTGGTGAAGCATGTTGCAAATCCCCGTAGCAAGCTTATACCTCCCAGCCGCTATAATTTTTCCAGAACACGATCCACCAATCTAGGATCGAAGTAGATGATCCCTCCAAAGTATAAACGCATACCAGAGTAGTGACACCTTGTCGATGTGCTATCCAGAGTACGTGACAGCAGGGGAAATGCAGTGCATATTAGCTACTGAAGGGAATAGTTCACAAGCTGAATTGGCCAATGACACTTTTATACTGATAGATCGTGTATTCGTGTGTACGCCAAGCTATATTAGTAGGTATAACTTTTTTTAAAGTCATCATCTGAGATTAAAGTTTTACGTGTTTATGCTATTAATAATTGCATTAAAGTTTAGAACGTGGcttggccatttgctgttTTGACTTAGCAATATTTGATTAagtgttttttgtttgttatttAGCGGGTATATCATGTTAATTAGTAGCCCTAAATAAATTTAGGATCATATGTTGGTATGTAGAATTATACTTAGAGTTCTTTAAATGCCCGTTGATCTatgaaaaaacaataaaaaaaagttgttatGTGGTGTTTATCATCTAATGCAGTCCGTAACGTTTGACACCATACAAAGAAATAACGAATGAATGAAACCTTGACCGCTTCAAATATGGAGCTTGTGACGTGGATCAGTGTGAAGCCTCCCTCGTCacccctcatattgcttttagtatataatagatagattTTAGTATAATGTATGAAAGGCTGACCACTTCAAATGCGAAGGTTGTGACGTAGATCAGTGTGAAGTATTCActcggtacccctcatattgtTTTAGTATATAAAATATAAAACATAATAATAGATGGAGAGGTGTTTCCGAAACCTTGGCCACTTCAAATACGGAGCTTTTTTACACATCAGAATTTTCCGCGTTACGGGTTGTTGAAGTGAGCCATGCTAATTCACGAAATAACTTGTAGTCCGAATCTGCTGGTGCAGTTAgtcagagcatctccagcagaTCCCGCATATCGGCCAGATCCGAAAAATAATCGCCGTTCTGCGGTTTTTGGCGAAAAAAACGACCTGAACATGTACGCCATATTTTGGAAATCCGCAAAAATCTATTCGGTTCTACCGAATACCAACCCTCGCGCCTGTCAAAAACGGTTGAGTCGAGGAGATTTCcgctcgcgccttcttctttcctttttccccgccgcctcctgcctAAAGATTTCCCCGCCGCCAGGACGCCGGGAGGTATTCCGTTGTGGCCTGCCACCCGTCCGCTTCGTAGGTTGTTCGGGTCTTCCCCCTCCAGTTCTGGCGCGAGTTTCCTGGAGCGAGCACCTCTGTTTCCGGCTGCCCGATAGGAGTTTGCCGCCGCCTTCGTTTAGGTCTCCACGGGCCCGAAACTGCCGGTGAGGCATCCATCGAAGGCCTCCTTCTTCGGATCCCATAGCTGAGTGTCCCGTCCCGCCCGAGGAGGTAAAAATTTCATCGATTTGTTAAGTTCCAAAATGGGGGATGTCGCGGATTTGAGGATTTGTTCTTGCAAATTGGGTATCTTGGGAATTTCAGATGCAGCTTCCTATTTGAGCTTCGCGGCGTACCAATTTTTTGAGGACTTGTTGTAGTCCGACGAATCCTCGACTCGAAACAGTTAATTGCTCCCGATGCATGGccgtagtttttttttcctgatatCATAATGAATTCCTGCAGTTGCGTAGGCTGAAAAGTGAAttaattgattgatttttttatagCAAAAATTAATTGATTTATGAACCAATGAAGCATGCATGCGACTCGATCGCCGGGCTGGCTGGCTTCTAGTCAAGCTTTGTCCAGCGCATGGACGTGTTATGTGTTATCGATGGTGTATTTAAACGGGTATGGGGTACGTGCCGTCATAGATTGAGTCCgttcaaatttaattaaaagATATACACGATTTGTAGGACTCGTAGATCTCATATCTAACGGTTAGAAATAATTggggtgatgtggatcaacgtgaaGACTCCCctcggtacccctcatattgcttttagtatataatagatttgTCCCACATTATACCGTATGTTGGTAAATTTTGATTGTGTTTGTCCTTCCAACTAGTTTACCCTGTTCTGACACGATGGGCTGACCTGATGAACTTATGTGCAAAGCGATTGAATGACAAATTGGAAGTGTATTTTCGCGGGGTTTACTCTCTCAGGTAGACTCGACCCACTTGCCAGGCCTCATTATGCTCTCACAAGCTCGACAGAATCagcctaaaaaaaacaaaaaaaaaacaagctcGACAGAATCCATACCCCACTTTTTTCACAGATCTTGCTCCAATCTTGGTTACATACATACACCGCCTCACCAAGTCGTTATCCTcccaggggcggagccagggaaaacaaaaaacaagacCCTAGTGCACAACTTTAATATCTACACAAAAGTATATGCAATTTAAAccaaatactccatccgtttcataatttttgtcgtggttttagttcaaatttaaactaaaacgacgacaagaattatggaacaaagGAAATATATATTAACAATAATGTGttgaacaaattttaaaatatactccctccgatccataaaaagtgtcacccTTTTCTACTAAGttagtacttttttttttactaaagtgggcaacattttttatggatcggagagggTATAACTTAGCATGGAGTAAGCAAACAAGTGGCATCCAAGCCCTTACCAATACGAAGAAATTAAAGAATCCACTAAGGGAAGCAATTGGCAAAATAAATTATCCGATCTCGTGTAGTACTCGTTAACCAAATTGACAATTTGacttcaaaatttcaaatgaaaaaTAGCAAAAATGACCAAACAGTGATGCTCCATATTagaaattttgcaagaaaCAAGGTTAAGTAGAGAGGGAAAAAGAATCCTAAACTAAAGAATTGGGAAGAAAGGACACAAGTGACAGTGGCATAGGCCGTGGGTTGGGTATGGACTTCTGGTAATCAGCGATCTGATGGACTCCGCGTGCAGCTCGGCAACTGACAGCGGTTCCGATCGATTTCtgacgcgcggcggcggccgtgatTTGTTGGGTTGTCGATCGAAGAAATTAGAGATTAATACtgcctccgtccaataaaaaatgtctcaagtttcttaaaatttgaatgtgtCTGAATGttacttagtgtatagatacattcaaatttaatcaaaattgagatatCTATTGTTGTACAGAGCCAGTACTGGTACTAAGCGCCCATCCGGCTTGAAGGTCACGAAAAGGAAAACAGGCTGACACTAGCTCTACAGGAAATGGGCCAGGCGCATGCGGCCGGGCGGATGCTCGCGGGGCTCGCACAGCTGGACCTGGTGCACTGTTCTTAGTGATACCTGATGCACCAGCTTATTATGAGGCATAATTACTGGTAAAAAAAAGCACCAAGTAGCTCCGCCCCTGTATCCTCCGTAGGTCTTTTCCTTGTCGACATCGGAGACCACACTCGTGTGCGTTGCAGGAGTGCAGAATGGATCAGGTCGAACTTTGTGAGAGGAAACGAATGGCAAGCTAGCAAGCTGGTAAAGTCCTACAGATCGACGGGCTCGGACTTGTGACACGTTGCGCTCTTACCAATCTCAAAGCACCTGCTGCAATCCCAGCTACTGCGCCAAGCTATCTCTTCCGGGTTTAGAAGGCTTGCACGTATTTTTAAGTCTTCACATTTAGTAGTCaatcaaaatatattataCTGTACAAAAAGTATGCCATTAATTTCGTGATTGAAAGAACTTTTTAGTGATATACATTTCTTTTGTCATATTACGGTATTACCTAAATTTCGTGAGTTAAGTTATGACGTGGAAAAGAGCACGCACATGGCTTATAAATCCGGAAGGAGGACACCGTTTGATGGTTGTTATCGTTTTCTGATTCTTCTGAAAAGTTCCGCTTAAATTAGGTTGTCAGATAGGAGTATTCCTTATTCTTGTGAAAAGCACACGCACAAGACTTATATTTCCCAAGTTACGCTGATATAAATCCGGAAAGAGGACATGCTTTATACCGGGTAAATCCCAAATTTATCAGATAGGATTAGGAATATTAATTATTTATTCATGTGAAACTAATTGCACAATCGTCTAATCCCAAAAGGAGAGGAACCCGTATGTGGCTAGTTGCACAAGCGTCTCTCGCCTGGAGTAATTTATCCCGTTCTAATTTCGCGAGACCCAGTTCTCAAGTCTAGATGGTTCCCGTTTCTCTCGCAATCTTGTTAGGCCGAGTTCCTAATCTTCtaggtttttgttttgaacGTCGTTATCTCTTCAACCTTCATCCGGATCTTCTCGGTTCAGATACATATGAGGTCGAGTTAGTTCAGGCCCGTCGTCGACCGTACGTACGTTGGATGGATCGCCTCAGCCTTATGTCTAGACACTGGACGTGGACCTGATCTGCAGGCTGCAAATTCCGTATGTTATTTATACTCCCAATGGCATATCTCTCCGGAAACTCGATTCATATGCTCTCTCCTTGTATTACTATCGCCAGTATTTTGCCCTATGTCATGGCCGAAGgacaattattatttttgagatAGGCCGAACTAATATCCATACACataacatttaatatttatttatgtttgcAACAGTGTATtttgatgtatttttttattttttaataattAGTATGACATTGTATTTTCAATATTTAATATTTGAATAGGTGAATTTGTATTGATTTTAGGAATCAGTTTAATATTTATGAGTGCTCATAATAAGGCGGCTACAATAAGTCTCATAGAAATACAGATCACTAGcaaatatatagttatatttttttaaatatatcACTAAAATCTGAATGCATGTTGGTGATGATCTTTGTGCTACGTATTTTTGGTAATCTAATGTTTCATACAAGGCTATAACAAATATGTATGGATTGTCAACTCAGATTTTTATAATTGTTAATCTGTAGTTATATGTTTTATTCTAAAAACATCTCCGTACTTACACAAAAACAAAGATCAAGTAGATACGTGACATAGCAAACGAGACTATTCTCAGCAAAGATATTGTTACATTAACAATAGTATAAAAAGAATAACATTATAAATGTATTGTGTATAAAATAATTGGGCCGGGCTGGCCCGAGGCCCCACCTGTGCCGTGTCTGCGCTTCAACCTCAGGCccttgggccgggccgggcacGAACCGTttatctatttttcttttttaggatTAATACATTTGGCCATTAACCTTCTCAATTCTGGCCAAACTCAACTCATTTTTACATTTGGCCAGTGAACTCAACCAGTTTTGGCCcaaatctactccctccgatccatattacttgtcaaaatattacatttatctagacgctttttaaacatagatacattcatatttgaccAAACATAGATCCGTaggttggagggagtaacatttttatttttttctacctTAGGCCTGAGGGGCCTGCTGGGCCGTTGGCCATCTATATTTTGGCCCATCTGGGTGTCGAGCGCCACGCCCCCCGCGCTCCGtccctcatcttcctcctcgcacgagcgccgccacccctccctccccatcccgctgccgggCTCGGGATGCCGTTGGATAACCAATGCTCGTTCCCCATCC
The Brachypodium distachyon strain Bd21 chromosome 2, Brachypodium_distachyon_v3.0, whole genome shotgun sequence genome window above contains:
- the LOC100822835 gene encoding DELLA protein RGL1; amino-acid sequence: MGMSPSPFTTSYCLTEQDASICTETQELDYHHSYYYGIEDVSLDEVELELAASSGRAHKATKVDYHSSPYHISWPPPPQQASADVESSRVRKKQFRDVLESCKQKVEAMEAMEQHSPPLSGGGVGFQDQQGDSGHGVAVGGEGSSNSGGGTDGMRLVQLLVACAEAVACRDRAQAASLLRELQAGAPVHGTAFQRVASCFVQGLADRLALAHPPALGPASMAFCIPQSSSSASCAGRGEALAVAYEVCPYLRFAHFVANASILEAFEGESKVHVVDLGMTLGLDRAHQWRALLDGLAARGVARPARVRVTGVGARVDAMRAVGLELEAYAEELGMCVEFRAIDRTLESLHVDDLGVEADEAVAINSVLELHCVVKESRGALNSVLQTIRKLAPKAFVLVEQDAGHNGPFFLGRFMEALHYYAALFDALDAALPRYDARRARVEQFHFGAEIRNVVGCEGAARVERHERADQWRRRMSRAGFQSMPIKMAAKAREWLEENAGGTGYTVAEEKGCLVLGWKGKPVIAASCWKC